The Capsicum annuum cultivar UCD-10X-F1 chromosome 3, UCD10Xv1.1, whole genome shotgun sequence genomic sequence ATCGGCGGCAAGACCCTCGAAAAGGAAATTCGGGTCACTCCGAAGCCTTAGCAACTCTATGTTGTTTATTATTGACATTCTGTGCAATGGCTGTAGTGGGTAGGTCCTCCTAGCCATCTTCTTCTCCCTTAAGTCTTTTCTCTTCTGAAATTGTGTTCAAAATCGACCCATGGTCTCTTTAAATAGACCAGACCATGAGAAAATTGACCAATAGAAGCTTTACACGAGTTGATTGAAGGGGAGAAGACGTGTGAGaataagaaatgaaaagtcaCGATGGTTGTGGCAGTCGAGGCATTTAAAATTCTACCATTTTGCGGAGTGTAATAATTACATTGAAAGGTTCAGTGTATGAGAAATAGGGTTTCTATAATAGACTACACGACTGATCGATGATAGACTATGTATTTTACACTATACCCCCTAGATAATGCATCgatgtattatatattttgagtctAGTCGATGTGTAATGTGTATAGTCGATTTCAGAACTTGAAAAGATAGTTTTTGAATTGCCACCTATTCTAATGCGTcgtaattatttctaatttaacATTGTATAAAGAAAAGGGTTTGTTCAATAGACAACCAGGTAGGTTTATTATACACTACGTACTGAACATTTACTTAGTAGGCCAAACACtgatatattaaatattatgagtCTTGTCGATTATTTAAGTCTAGAATCTATTTAGTATgtagtatataatatatgaacATGAATCGATAATGCACAAcaaaaaaagttgattttaacTGCAGTTCAGTGGTTTTCAAAACAGAATACACATTACATACTGTCCAGTGCCTTTGAACAAACAAAAACATTCAATACAATGCCAATCATATTATCCTACGTTAAGGTTGTATGTTGTTCTCTTATGTCCCGGCCTTTTGCActtggagcacttgtttcttttcTTGTACCTTGAAGGCTCCAACACACCCTTAACGCATTTCACCTTCCTCCGTTCGAGTTTGGGATCGAAGTCGAGTGGAAGAACTTGCATTTCAAAATACTCTCACTCCACACTCCACTCCGACTCAAGTGGTGCTGCACAAATAGGTTCCAAGTATGCAAGGAGGTATGATTCTTTCGAATATATTTGCGAAGAGTAGTTGTAAATGTTAGTGTCGTATTCGTCCCCATGCTTCAAACGCAACGCTGCCATTGCATGATCGCATGGCAATTTCACCAAGTCGTACTTTCTATAAGAACATGATCGTCTCGAAAGATTAACTTTTGCGGAACGACCGTAGCCAAGCACAGTGAATTCATTGGTGCTTCCATTTATGTTGTTCACATATAATTTATCCCCCTTGGTCATGTTTTCTCTCAACATCTTCTCGGCTACGGGAACGAAGGTTGTCTTTGAATTATCCACCTCCACATACCTCTTTCTGAATATTTCTCGAAATCTATGTGCAATCGAATTGAAAATGGCCGCCACTGGATACTCTCTTTCGTCGCGCAACATTGAGTTGAGCAGCTCGGCGATGTTTGAGGTCATGGCATTGAACCGATTACCTGAAAAGTGAGCCCGACTTCACTTTTCAAATCCTACTTCATGCTCGAGGCAAGCTGCTGCGCTAGGGCATCTTTCTTTAAGGGCATTGAAATAGTCATTAAATTCTTCCAACGTGTACGCCTTGGCCGCATGGTAGCACAAATAGAGAGAATCAGAATAATGGTGATTTATTCGAAGATTTTCATCGAGATGCCTCATACAAACACCGTGATGCGCAAGTGGATAATCCTTGCTAGGCCGTTGGCTATGCTTACGTGTCTGTCGGAGATAACGCGTAGCTCTGGTTCATCAATGACAAAGgccttaagcttctcaaagaaGAAGCTGCACGACGCAATGTTCTCCTTATCCACCACACAATACGCTAAGGGATAGATATGATTCTGCGTATCTTGAGCGACAGCGGACAGCAGCACGCCCTCGTACTTGCCGAACAAATGTGTGCCATCAACGGTAACGACCTTTCTCATGTGTGCATATCCACGGATGGAAGCCCCAAACGccataaagtagtaaataaacctGCCAGACTCCTCATCGACCTTGAGGAAATTAATAAACCCGGGGTTAAGGCcgttgaaaatatatgaaaatgtgGGAAGCACTGCATATCCATGCTGGGGCGTACCTCAAACTATTTTCTTCATAATGACGCCTGCTATCCAACACTTCCAATAGCTCGGCCTGCAATGTAGCTCCCTAAATACGATCCTCTCGATCTCTTTCAGGCTTGGACCTTTGTTGTCGACGAAAAAGTTCAAAATACTTGAGGCAATGTCCTCCACGGTGACATTCTTGTGCTTTCCCGTGACATGATCAACGCCACAAGTATGCTCTCCCACGTACTTGTAGACGTGAAACCAACCCGATTCTCCGATAGCACATGCACGCTCCATCCACCAGCAAGTACGATTTATGCACCTTACCCTCAAATATTTCTTACTACTCTTCAGAGTAGTGTAATTGAACGATATTTTCACCGACGCCTGCTTCAACAaaagttttaatattttcttatccttgaatgtttGTCATAAAA encodes the following:
- the LOC107865498 gene encoding uncharacterized protein LOC107865498 — translated: MTSNIAELLNSMLRDEREYPVAAIFNSIAHRFREIFRKRYVEVDNSKTTFVPVAEKMLRENMTKGDKLYVNNINGSTNEFTVLGYGRSAKVNLSRRSCSYRKYDLVKLPCDHAMAALRLKHGDEYDTNIYNYSSQIYSKESYLLAYLEPICAAPLESEWSVE